A region of Plantactinospora sp. BC1 DNA encodes the following proteins:
- a CDS encoding polysaccharide lyase family 1 protein codes for MHADQSRGRPRWRLTAVAGAAGLLTAAAMTVAMPAAFADTLLTDNFEDGNSSGWSTSGGSWSVATDGSRVYRQSGQSSDARTLTGTTSWRDYAVQARVKPTGFGGANRHVGVIARAQSSSRYYALVVTSGGGVQLVKRDGSAPVALASGSGAVPLNTWATLRLEATGSTLRGYVNGSLSVQATDSVLSTGRVGLAASYASGSFDDVEVATVTGTPPTGGPTGGPTLPPTGPPLDPGAPPIGFASVNALGQNGTTGGAGGPTVTVSTATDLLTAIGRSGPLNIRVNGMIALPGPMHDVTSDKTIVGVGASSGITGGGLNIGLPVSDATSPPANAVHNVIIRNLNFRNTVDDAINVQMFSHHVWIDHNDLSAGYDGLIDVKRGASYVTVSWNHTHHHTKNMLLGHDDSNAAQDTGYLKVTYHHNWFDRTPQRNPRVRFGDPVHVFNNYFVYNTDVGVACQMNSGCVVEGNYFEDVEVPWSISYAGDRGRLVARNNVLAGTSEPGDSGGSVTEPSSYYSYTVADPNGIRATVMAGSGTGKLSF; via the coding sequence GTGCACGCAGACCAGTCCCGGGGACGACCGAGATGGCGGCTGACCGCCGTCGCGGGCGCGGCCGGGTTGCTCACCGCCGCCGCGATGACGGTGGCGATGCCGGCCGCCTTCGCCGACACCCTGCTCACCGACAACTTCGAGGACGGCAACTCCTCCGGCTGGTCGACCTCGGGCGGGAGCTGGTCGGTGGCGACCGACGGCAGCCGGGTCTACCGGCAGTCCGGGCAGAGCAGCGACGCGCGTACCCTCACCGGCACCACCTCCTGGCGCGACTACGCCGTGCAGGCCCGGGTCAAGCCGACCGGGTTCGGCGGCGCGAACCGGCACGTCGGGGTGATCGCCCGGGCACAGAGTTCCAGCCGCTACTACGCGCTCGTGGTGACCAGCGGCGGTGGGGTGCAGCTCGTCAAGCGCGACGGTTCGGCGCCGGTCGCGCTGGCCAGCGGTTCCGGCGCGGTACCGCTGAACACCTGGGCCACGCTCCGGCTGGAGGCGACCGGCAGCACGCTGCGCGGGTACGTCAACGGCAGCCTCTCGGTGCAGGCCACCGACTCCGTACTCTCGACCGGGCGGGTCGGCCTGGCCGCCTCGTACGCCAGCGGCTCCTTCGACGACGTCGAGGTGGCGACGGTGACCGGTACGCCGCCGACCGGTGGCCCGACCGGCGGGCCGACGCTGCCGCCGACCGGTCCGCCGCTCGACCCGGGCGCCCCGCCGATCGGCTTCGCCTCGGTGAACGCGCTCGGCCAGAACGGCACCACGGGTGGGGCCGGCGGCCCGACGGTGACGGTCTCCACCGCCACCGACCTGCTCACCGCGATCGGCCGGTCCGGCCCGCTGAACATCCGGGTCAACGGCATGATCGCGCTGCCCGGCCCGATGCACGACGTGACGTCCGACAAGACCATCGTCGGGGTGGGCGCCAGCTCCGGGATCACCGGCGGCGGGTTGAACATCGGGCTGCCGGTCAGCGACGCGACCAGCCCGCCGGCGAACGCCGTACACAACGTGATCATCCGGAACCTGAACTTCCGGAACACCGTCGACGACGCGATCAACGTGCAGATGTTCTCGCACCACGTCTGGATCGACCACAACGACCTGTCGGCCGGTTACGACGGCCTGATCGACGTCAAGCGGGGCGCCAGCTACGTGACGGTGTCGTGGAACCACACCCACCACCACACCAAGAACATGCTGCTCGGGCACGACGACAGCAACGCGGCGCAGGACACCGGGTATCTGAAGGTCACCTACCACCACAACTGGTTCGACCGTACGCCGCAGCGCAATCCGCGGGTCCGGTTCGGCGACCCGGTGCACGTCTTCAACAACTACTTCGTCTACAACACGGACGTCGGGGTGGCCTGCCAGATGAACTCGGGCTGCGTGGTCGAGGGGAACTACTTCGAGGACGTCGAGGTGCCCTGGTCGATCAGCTACGCCGGAGACCGGGGCCGGCTGGTGGCCCGCAACAACGTGCTGGCCGGTACGAGCGAGCCGGGTGACTCCGGCGGTTCGGTGACCGAGCCGAGCAGCTACTACTCCTACACCGTCGCCGACCCGAACGGCATCCGGGCGACGGTGATGGCGGGCAGCGGTACCGGGAAGCTGTCCTTCTAG